One window of Akkermansia biwaensis genomic DNA carries:
- a CDS encoding SagB/ThcOx family dehydrogenase — translation MKKHLLPLIVSLGLAGTALLQAAETIKLDQPDLTRGSAVMKALSDRQSIRSCSDKMLSQKDLSDLVWAANGINRADSGKRTAPSAMNRQDVKIYVCTKDASYLYDHKAHALVPVSDGDARPADAPVCLILVTDTAEPWAAMDAGIVSQNISLFCSGTGLATYPKGSMDKNALQAALKLKAPQTVMLCHPVGYQQDK, via the coding sequence ATGAAAAAACACCTCCTTCCTCTTATTGTTTCCCTGGGACTGGCCGGAACCGCCCTGCTCCAGGCGGCGGAAACCATCAAGCTGGACCAGCCGGACCTGACGCGCGGCTCCGCAGTCATGAAAGCCCTGTCGGACAGGCAATCCATCCGCAGCTGTTCGGATAAAATGCTCTCTCAGAAAGACCTCTCCGACCTCGTCTGGGCGGCCAACGGCATCAACCGGGCCGACTCCGGAAAGCGCACGGCTCCATCCGCCATGAACCGGCAGGACGTCAAAATCTATGTATGCACCAAGGACGCCTCCTATCTGTACGACCACAAGGCGCATGCCCTGGTTCCCGTCAGCGACGGAGACGCCCGGCCGGCCGATGCGCCCGTCTGCCTCATCCTAGTAACGGACACGGCCGAACCCTGGGCGGCGATGGATGCGGGAATCGTCTCCCAGAACATCTCCCTCTTCTGCTCCGGCACGGGCCTGGCGACCTACCCGAAAGGCAGCATGGACAAGAACGCTCTGCAAGCGGCGCTGAAACTCAAAGCCCCGCAAACCGTCATGCTCTGCCACCCGGTAGGCTATCAACAGGACAAATAA
- a CDS encoding 30S ribosomal protein S1, whose translation MSTTELAELIDSKFRELREGSIVTGTIQEIRPQVVLVDIGYKSEGAISISEFEDEEIEVGDQIEVLLERLENDEGIVVLSKEKAAHKQNWDKIVGVYRDGGLVKGKVKSVVKGGLMVNVGVEAFLPGSQVDIIPPRDLNEYVGKVYEFKIVKVNDDRKNIVLSRREVIEAERADQRQRFLETVKEGDKVEGLVKNITDFGAFVDLRGMDGLLHITDMSWGRVNHPSEMLHIGQSLEVVILEVDRDKERVSLGLKQMTDNPWADIERKYPINSQVKGRVTKLLPYGAFVELEKGVEGLVHVSELSWVKRITRPSDVLKLDQEIEAVVLSISVKEQKISLGVRQLEDNPWADIESRFPIGTVIKGQVRNLTPYGAFVGLEEGIDGMIHVSDMSWTRKINHPSEVLKKGDEVEAIVLEIKKEDQRVSLGIKQLESDPWESINDRFKVGDMVSGQVAKIASFGAFVNLDGDIDGLIHISQLSEDHVERVKDVIKVGDEITARVIKVDSIERRIGLSIKAVNYDTEQLRRETASFEALRPSSDMVGLEHAFNLATRENEEWSPSEEK comes from the coding sequence ATGAGCACAACTGAACTGGCGGAGCTGATTGACAGCAAGTTCCGCGAATTACGAGAAGGTTCCATCGTTACCGGAACCATCCAGGAAATCCGTCCCCAAGTCGTTTTGGTGGACATCGGCTACAAGTCCGAAGGCGCTATTTCCATTTCCGAGTTTGAAGACGAGGAGATCGAAGTAGGGGACCAGATCGAGGTCCTTCTTGAACGCCTCGAAAACGACGAAGGTATCGTCGTCCTTTCCAAGGAAAAAGCCGCCCATAAGCAGAATTGGGACAAGATCGTGGGCGTGTACCGCGACGGCGGCCTGGTCAAGGGCAAAGTGAAGAGCGTCGTCAAGGGCGGCCTGATGGTCAACGTTGGCGTGGAAGCCTTCCTGCCCGGTTCCCAGGTGGATATCATTCCCCCGCGCGACCTGAACGAGTATGTCGGCAAGGTTTACGAGTTCAAGATCGTCAAGGTGAACGACGACCGCAAGAATATCGTTCTTTCCCGCCGCGAAGTGATCGAAGCCGAACGCGCCGACCAGCGCCAGCGCTTCCTTGAAACCGTCAAGGAAGGCGACAAGGTGGAAGGCCTCGTGAAGAATATTACGGACTTCGGCGCTTTCGTGGACCTCCGCGGCATGGACGGCCTGCTCCACATTACGGACATGAGCTGGGGCCGCGTGAACCATCCGAGCGAAATGCTCCACATCGGCCAGTCCCTGGAAGTCGTGATTCTGGAAGTGGACCGCGACAAGGAACGCGTTTCCCTGGGCCTGAAGCAGATGACGGACAATCCCTGGGCGGACATCGAACGCAAGTACCCGATCAATTCCCAGGTCAAGGGCCGCGTGACGAAGCTCCTGCCTTACGGCGCCTTCGTGGAGCTGGAAAAAGGCGTGGAAGGCCTCGTTCACGTTTCCGAACTGTCCTGGGTCAAGAGAATCACCCGTCCGAGCGACGTGCTGAAACTGGACCAGGAGATCGAAGCCGTTGTGCTTTCCATTTCCGTCAAGGAACAGAAGATTTCCCTCGGCGTCCGCCAGCTGGAAGACAATCCCTGGGCGGATATCGAATCCCGCTTCCCGATCGGTACCGTTATCAAGGGCCAGGTCCGCAACCTTACTCCCTACGGCGCCTTTGTGGGCCTGGAAGAAGGCATCGACGGCATGATCCACGTGTCCGACATGAGCTGGACCCGCAAGATCAACCACCCCTCCGAAGTGCTCAAGAAGGGCGACGAAGTGGAAGCCATCGTTCTGGAAATCAAGAAGGAAGACCAGCGTGTCTCCCTTGGCATCAAGCAGCTTGAGTCCGATCCGTGGGAATCCATCAACGACCGCTTCAAGGTGGGCGACATGGTGAGCGGCCAGGTGGCCAAGATCGCCAGCTTCGGCGCCTTTGTGAATCTGGACGGCGACATCGACGGCCTGATCCACATTTCCCAGCTGAGCGAAGACCATGTGGAACGCGTGAAGGACGTGATCAAGGTGGGTGATGAAATCACCGCCCGCGTGATCAAGGTGGACAGCATCGAACGCCGTATCGGCCTTTCCATCAAGGCCGTCAATTACGACACCGAACAGCTCCGCCGTGAAACCGCTTCCTTTGAAGCCCTCCGCCCGAGCAGCGACATGGTCGGCCTGGAACACGCCTTCAATCTGGCTACCCGTGAAAACGAAGAATGGAGCCCCTCTGAAGAGAAGTAA
- a CDS encoding metal-dependent transcriptional regulator — MLELTKSNEDYLEAIGLLSEKSGTAQVRDIAEMLKVKMPSVTSAVKQLADMGLVEYTQYAPVKLTPQGRRIAGKIIVSHGILFDFLREELALSEERANEVACQIEHIMTFEEIERLKSCRIRPFAGGVENGGR; from the coding sequence ATGCTGGAACTTACCAAGAGCAATGAAGATTACCTGGAGGCCATCGGTCTGCTGTCTGAGAAGAGCGGCACAGCCCAGGTGCGGGATATTGCGGAAATGCTCAAGGTGAAGATGCCTTCCGTGACTTCCGCCGTGAAGCAGCTGGCGGACATGGGCCTGGTGGAATACACGCAGTATGCCCCCGTCAAGCTGACTCCACAGGGGCGCAGAATCGCGGGCAAGATCATCGTCAGCCACGGCATTTTGTTTGATTTCCTGCGTGAAGAACTCGCCCTGTCGGAGGAACGGGCCAATGAGGTTGCCTGCCAGATTGAGCACATCATGACTTTTGAGGAGATTGAACGGCTCAAGTCCTGCCGTATTCGCCCGTTTGCGGGCGGTGTGGAAAACGGAGGCAGATAG